The Indicator indicator isolate 239-I01 chromosome 22, UM_Iind_1.1, whole genome shotgun sequence genome includes a window with the following:
- the ANKS3 gene encoding ankyrin repeat and SAM domain-containing protein 3, with product MSELSDEASESELLSRSLSMWHGAGPLLCREELDVPLDLHTASSVGQDQVVQECIQRGDLDLNKRNCGGWTPLMYASYIGHDTIVHLLLEAGVNVNIPTPEGQTPLMLASSCGNESVAYFLLQQGAELEMKDIHGWTALFHCTSAGHQQMVKFLLDNGANANCREPVYGYTPLMEAAASGHEIIVQYLLNHGVKTDVRDNTGATARTLAMKYGHTKIVGLIDLHAAPVPKVFCRGPGKYEELSSSDESCSAPQRQRPVRRTKGPSIHEGPQALAEITAAGIGGKKQSCYEQVPPQGYVTFKDDGSCEADGIRNRDVTSPINEQDVESSSSREENIFFTNNLGAVRSSSSSSECLTKALGVSSEGSLESNEDSDPASSTPSRKQAKSFKSKSRYSSSDSHWCHCLGRAGGSTQPPAYTGPQDLATLLEQIGCLKYLQVFEEQDVDLRIFLTLTESDLKEIGITLFGPKRKMTSAIARWHSSARPPSDALELAYADRLEAEMQELAIQLHKRCEEVEVMKGQVCQEQKLRAVAESCLMERDVTWNAIQCQLREAQAITKDAGVLLDQIKCCQAELSSRFTQEPSASRVLGSELQLGTVLEGWPPSLESLSLPELSAVLEQYVGEMGKALQTVAENLQRLQGPGQSWPEP from the exons ATGTCGGAGCTGAGCGACGAGGCCAGCGAGTCGGAGCTGCTGAGCCGCAGCCTCTCCATGTGGCACGGGGCGGGGCCGCTGCTGTGCCGGGAGGAGCTGGACGTGCCCCTGGACCTGCACACTGCCTCCTCTGTCGGCCAGGACCAAGTGGTGCAGGAGTGCATTCAGCG TGGAGATCTGGATTTAAACAAGAGGAACTGTGGGGGCTGGACTCCACTGATGTATGCCTCCTACATTGGCCATGACACCATTGTGCacctgctgctggaagcaggagTGAATGTGAACATTCCCACACCAGAGGGGCAGACACCACTCATGCTGGCCTCCAGCTGTGGAAATGAAAGTGTGGCTTACTTTCTTCTACAG caaggtgcagagctggagatgaAGGACATTCATGGCTGGACTGCCCTGTTCCACTGCACCAGCGCCGGGCATCAGCAGATGGTCAAGTTCCTGCTGGACAATGGGGCAAATGCCAACTGCAG GGAGCCAGTGTATGGATACACACCTCTGATGgaagcagctgcttctggccATGAGATCATTGTCCAGTACCTTCTCAATCAT GGAGTGAAGACAGATGTCAGGGATAACACTGGAGCCACAGCACGCACACTGGCCATGAAGTATGGCCACACAAAGATTGTGGGGCTGATAGATTTGCATGCAGCCCCAGTGCCCAAGGTCTTCTGCAGGGGTCCAG GGAAATACGAAGAGCTGAGTTCCTCAGATGAATCTTGTTCTGCTCCTcaaagacagagacctgttcGTAGAACCAAGGGCCCCAGCATCCATGAGGGGCCCCAGGCTTTGGCTGAGATAACAGCAGCTGGAATTGGAGGAAAGAAGCAGTCTTGCTATG AGCAGGTCCCTCCTCAGGGCTATGTCACCTTCAAGGATGATGGCAGCTGTGAAGCAGATGGTATCAGGAACAGGGATGTCACCTCTCCAATTAACGAGCAGGatgtggaaagcagcagcagcaggg AGGAGAATATTTTCTTCACCAACAACTTAGGAGCTGTCaggagcagcagtagcagcagtgaATGCCTGACCAAAGCCCTTGGAGTCAGCAGTGAAGGCTCCTTGGAAAGCAATGAG gATTCtgacccagccagcagcacccccagccgGAAGCAGGCCAAGAGCTTCAAGAGCAAGAGTCGctacagcagcagtgacagccacTGGTGCCactgcctgggcagggctgggggctccaCGCAGCCCCCTGCCTACACAGGGCCACAG GACTTGGCGACACTGCTTGAGCAGATTGGGTGCCTGAAGTATCTGCAGGTGTTTGAGGAGCAAGATGTCGACCTCCGGATCTTCCTGACCCTCACGGAGAGTGACCTGAAGGAAATAGGCATCAC CCTGTTTGGGCCAAAGAGGAAGATGACTTCTGCCATCGCGCGGTGGCACAGCAGCGCCCGGCCGCCCAGCGACGCCCTGGAGCTGGCCTACGCCGACCGGCTGGAGGCTGAGATGCAGGAGCTGGCAATTCAGCTGCACAAG AGGTGTGAAGAGGTGGAGGTGATGAAGGGCCAGGTGTGCCAGGAGCAGAAGCTGCGTGCAGTGGCTGAGAGCTGTTTGATGGAGCGGGATGTGACCTGGAATGCCATCCAGTGCCAGCTCAGAGAGGCCCAGGCCATCACGAAGGATGCTGGAGTCCTGCTGGATCAGATCAA GTGCTGTCAGGCAGAGCTGTCCTCACGCTTCACCCAggagcccagtgccagcagggtgctgggctcagagctgcagctgggcaccG tgctggaggggtGGCCACCTTCCCTGGAGTCTCTGAGCTTGCCTGAGCTGTCAGCTGTCCTGGAGCAGTATGTGGGAGAAATGG GAAAAGCTCTGCAGACTGTGgctgaaaacctccagaggcTCCAAGGCCCGGGCCAGAGCTGGCCAGAGCCATAG